The nucleotide window GATGGCTCAAAAGTAGCATTCCAAATGCCGGTTTGAATCCACATTTCTACCGCGTGTAGAAAACTCCTTGATTTTTCGCGGTTAAGCCGGGCGGCGTGTGTTCAACATCACAAAGACCGGCTCCATTTGGCCCTGACGGGGCAAACTTGAGACGACCAGATCGTCGAGTTCACGGTAGAAGGCTTCGCGGGCGCGGCGCACGGCCCCGCGCAGGCTGCAGTTGTTGCTCAGCGGGCAGTTGCCGGCGGCGCTTTCGCAGTCGACGACGTCTTCGCGCTCGTCCAGTTCGCGCAGCAGCCAGCCCACCGTCGTCGTACGCCCTTTGGCGCTCAAACGCACGCCACCGGAGCGGCCGCGGACCGCCTCCACGAGGCCGAGGGAGCGCAGTTTCAGAACCGCTTTGCTTACGTGATTGTAGGGAGTCCCGACGCCGTCGGCGATGGCCTGGGTGGTCAGCAGTTCGCCATCGAGCGAGGCGCTGAGCAGCATGAGGGCGCGCAGGCACACGTCAGAGAAGGCATTGATCCGCATGCAGGCATTCTAACGCCGCTGCGTTGATGCTCCGCCCGGGTTAGGCCGGCGGCCAGACAATCCGGTCCTGCGGGTCGATGAACGGTTCCGGGTAGGTCCATTCGCCGTTGTCGTCATGGCTGTAGGGCTGGATGGCCGCGATGGCGGCGCCCCACGAATGCTCGGTGGCGACGTGGATGGCGTCCGTGTCATTGTCGGGCAGGTAGATGTCGCTGATCACTGCGATGGCGCGGAATTGCGACTTCTCCTGCTGCAGCGCGGTGTAGATGTCCTGGATCATGGCATCCGCGTCCACCTCGTCGGATTCTTCATCGCCCTCAATGTCCTCGGGCTGGACGGCGATCAGCCGCAGCTCGCCGTCGTTGGTCATCACCAGGCCGACCGGCAGGAAGGCGCCGTGTTCTTCCAGCTGTTCCTGCGCCATGCCCAGGCCGGTGCCGAAGAGCGTGTCGATGTCATTCAGGACCTCAGGTTCTATGCCTTCGCGCCACGAAGTGCCCTCTGTGCTCATTGGTTATTCCCTTACCAGTTCCAGGACGGTGTCCCGGACCTTGTCCAGTGTTGCGGTGTCGGTGGCTTCTGCGTTCAGGCGCAGGAAGGGTTCGGTGTTGGACGGGCGGAGGTTGAACCACCAGGAGCCGTCGCGGGCGGTGAAGGTCACGCCGTCGAGTTCGTCGATGTCCACGTCCTCGCCGGCAAACCGGTTGCGGACGCGGCCGACGGCGGCGTCCTTGTCCTCGATCTTCGAGTTGATCTCGCCGGAGGAAACGTACGGCTCGTACTCGTGCGCCAGGGCCGAGAGCGGCGTCCCCTGTTCGCCGAGGGCAGCCAGGACGTGCATCGCGGCGAGCATGCCGGTGTCGGCGTTGAAGAAGTCGCGGAAGTAGTAGTGCGCGGAGTGCTCGCCGCCGAATACGGCGCCCTCGGCGGCCATGACGGCCTTGATGAAGGAATGCCCCACCCGGGTGCGCACGGCGCGGCCGCCGTCGGCGGCGACGAGTTCGGGCACGGCGCGGGAGGTGATCAGGTTGTGGATGATGACCGGGGTGTCCTCGCCGGCGGCCTTGGCGCGGGCGATTTCGCGGCGGGCCACGAGCGCGGTGACGGCG belongs to Arthrobacter crystallopoietes and includes:
- a CDS encoding RrF2 family transcriptional regulator, with product MRINAFSDVCLRALMLLSASLDGELLTTQAIADGVGTPYNHVSKAVLKLRSLGLVEAVRGRSGGVRLSAKGRTTTVGWLLRELDEREDVVDCESAAGNCPLSNNCSLRGAVRRAREAFYRELDDLVVSSLPRQGQMEPVFVMLNTRRPA